The following coding sequences lie in one Sandaracinaceae bacterium genomic window:
- a CDS encoding type II toxin-antitoxin system RelE/ParE family toxin, with protein sequence MTRRRKAVVHYSKVAEEALDAIAMYTAVEWGHAQRDRYIALLQDACERVVPLHATLARPVPGIPELRTLRCERHVIYFREVEDGFEIVHVLHDRQLPTKHL encoded by the coding sequence GTGACGCGCCGACGGAAGGCCGTCGTTCACTACTCGAAAGTTGCCGAGGAAGCGCTCGACGCCATCGCCATGTACACAGCAGTCGAGTGGGGCCATGCCCAACGGGACCGCTACATCGCTCTCCTCCAAGACGCGTGCGAGCGCGTGGTTCCGCTCCACGCCACCCTCGCCCGCCCGGTCCCAGGCATACCCGAGCTACGGACACTGCGCTGCGAGCGCCACGTGATCTACTTCCGAGAGGTCGAGGACGGCTTCGAGATCGTGCATGTGCTTCACGATCGCCAGCTGCCCACGAAGCATTTGTAG